Proteins from one Pseudomonas grandcourensis genomic window:
- the mvaT gene encoding histone-like nucleoid-structuring protein MvaT produces the protein MSLINEYRATEEAIKELQARLKNLSQDDKLQTELEFEGKLRTLMGEYSKSLRDIIALLDPESKTKAPRGGAVKTTGTKRARKVKQYKNPHNGEVIETKGGNHKTLKEWKAKWGGDVVEGWATLLG, from the coding sequence ATGTCCTTGATCAACGAATATCGCGCCACCGAAGAAGCTATCAAAGAGCTGCAAGCCCGTTTGAAGAATCTGTCCCAAGACGACAAACTGCAAACCGAGCTGGAATTCGAAGGCAAACTGCGCACCCTGATGGGTGAATACTCCAAGTCCCTGCGTGACATCATCGCGCTGCTGGATCCAGAATCCAAAACCAAGGCACCACGCGGCGGTGCAGTGAAAACTACCGGCACCAAGCGTGCTCGCAAAGTTAAACAATACAAAAACCCGCACAACGGTGAAGTCATCGAAACCAAAGGTGGCAACCACAAGACTCTGAAAGAGTGGAAAGCCAAGTGGGGCGGTGACGTGGTGGAAGGCTGGGCTACCCTGCTGGGCTAA
- a CDS encoding stage II sporulation protein M has translation MKQSLFESRHKAEWEHFAHLLEQLERDGKATDAGSFPKDYRRLCQHLALARERGYSSFLIDTLQQQVLRGHQQLYRHRSRFGANVLAFILADFPRLVREQWRFVLAASLMFFGSLAGFALLVYLYPELIYNLIPAEQVSEMQSMYDPVAGHLGRTAERAASEDWAMFGYYIMHNIGIAFQTFASGLLFGLGSVFFLIFNGLMIGAVAGHLTYVGYGQTFWSFVIGHGAFELSAIALAGAAGLKLGWALVAPGPLPRAEAMRLAAHKSVLLICGVMLFLLIAAFIEAYWSSMTGLSHQTKYLVGAALWLLVVVYLVFAGRYRHAPE, from the coding sequence ATGAAGCAAAGCCTTTTTGAAAGCCGGCACAAGGCCGAATGGGAGCATTTCGCCCACCTGCTCGAGCAGTTGGAACGGGACGGTAAAGCCACCGACGCCGGCAGTTTTCCGAAGGACTATCGACGCCTCTGCCAACACCTGGCACTGGCGCGGGAGCGCGGCTACAGCAGCTTTTTGATCGATACCTTGCAGCAACAAGTGCTGCGCGGACACCAACAGCTTTACCGTCATCGCAGCCGTTTTGGGGCCAACGTGCTTGCATTCATCCTGGCCGACTTTCCGCGACTGGTGCGCGAACAGTGGCGTTTCGTCCTCGCCGCCAGCCTGATGTTCTTTGGCAGCCTGGCCGGTTTCGCGCTGCTGGTGTACCTGTACCCGGAGCTGATCTACAACCTGATCCCCGCCGAACAGGTCAGCGAGATGCAAAGCATGTACGACCCCGTTGCCGGTCACCTCGGGCGCACGGCAGAGCGAGCCGCCAGTGAGGACTGGGCAATGTTCGGCTACTACATCATGCACAACATCGGCATTGCCTTTCAGACCTTCGCCAGCGGTTTGCTGTTTGGGTTGGGCAGTGTGTTTTTCCTGATATTCAACGGCCTGATGATCGGGGCGGTGGCCGGGCACCTGACCTACGTCGGCTACGGGCAAACCTTCTGGTCATTCGTGATCGGCCATGGCGCTTTCGAACTCAGCGCCATTGCCCTGGCCGGTGCCGCCGGTCTGAAGCTGGGCTGGGCCCTGGTCGCTCCGGGGCCCCTGCCACGGGCCGAGGCCATGCGATTGGCGGCGCACAAGAGCGTGCTGCTGATTTGCGGGGTCATGCTGTTTCTATTGATTGCGGCGTTTATCGAAGCCTATTGGTCGTCAATGACCGGCCTTTCGCACCAGACCAAATATCTGGTCGGTGCGGCGCTCTGGCTGCTGGTGGTGGTTTATCTCGTGTTTGCCGGACGTTATCGCCATGCGCCTGAGTGA
- a CDS encoding RDD family protein: MLETTALPGSAPLSPPLDTRYQVETPEGVDLPLRPAGLMVRALAFSIDLGLRGLILGVLFIVLAMLGKLGAGLGSILLFVVSWWYMVLFEVLNHGRSPGKQWMGLRVVHDDGTPVGWSASLLRNLLRVVDLLPFGYFLGAVSCLQHPHFKRLGDIAAGTLVIYRERPHTRPQLPEARPRRPAFVLTLTEQRAILGFAERQGELSQARVNELASILAHTLQVQPPQAVAELNGIARGLLGPT, translated from the coding sequence ATGCTCGAGACCACAGCACTGCCAGGGAGTGCGCCGCTGTCACCGCCGCTGGATACGCGGTACCAGGTCGAAACGCCGGAGGGCGTCGACCTGCCACTGCGCCCGGCCGGGTTGATGGTCCGTGCGTTGGCATTCTCCATCGATCTTGGTTTGCGCGGCCTGATCCTGGGCGTGCTGTTCATTGTGCTGGCGATGCTCGGCAAACTGGGTGCCGGGCTCGGCTCGATCCTGCTGTTCGTGGTGAGCTGGTGGTACATGGTGCTGTTCGAGGTGCTGAACCACGGCCGCTCGCCGGGCAAGCAATGGATGGGCTTGCGGGTGGTGCACGACGATGGCACCCCGGTCGGCTGGTCCGCGTCGCTGCTGCGCAACCTGCTGCGCGTTGTCGACCTGCTGCCGTTCGGTTACTTCCTCGGGGCCGTCAGTTGCCTGCAACACCCGCACTTCAAGCGCCTCGGCGATATCGCCGCCGGGACCCTGGTGATCTACCGCGAACGACCGCATACACGCCCCCAACTCCCCGAAGCCCGGCCCCGCCGCCCGGCCTTTGTCCTGACACTCACCGAGCAACGGGCCATCCTCGGGTTTGCCGAGCGTCAGGGTGAACTCTCCCAAGCGCGGGTCAATGAACTGGCTTCGATTCTCGCCCACACCTTGCAAGTCCAGCCTCCGCAGGCGGTGGCCGAGCTCAACGGCATCGCCCGTGGCTTGTTGGGGCCGACATGA
- the sbcB gene encoding exodeoxyribonuclease I, which translates to MTSIFWYDYETTGINPRCDRPLQMAGLRTDFDLNEIDEPVNLYCRPSEDILPHPAACTITGITPGQLQAQGLSEADFMTRVHAQLAAPGTCGAGYNTLRFDDEMTRYSLYRNFFDPYAREWQGGNSRWDLIDVVRAAYALRPDGLVWPTDDEGRVTLKLERLTAANGIDHGNAHEALSDVRATIALARLIREKQPKLYDWLFQLRSKQKVMDQIRLLQPLVHVSGRFSAARNYVGVVLPLAWHPRNKNALIVCDLHLDPQGLLDLDAESLRQRLYTRRDELADGELPVPLKLIHINKCPVVAPLSVLRQEDQQRLGLDMALYQQRVSQLNDARKVWQDKVLAIYAREDFSQSLDPEQQLYDGFIGDRDRRLCEQVRTVDPLQLAQEQWPFDDERLPELLFRYRARNFPDTLNFEEQERWRIFCQKRLSDPEWGAPNTLDSFVEAAAQLSVSATAFQQGVLSEWQDYVQGLRQRLSL; encoded by the coding sequence GTGACCTCCATCTTCTGGTACGACTACGAAACCACTGGCATCAACCCCCGTTGCGACCGTCCGTTGCAAATGGCCGGCCTGCGCACTGACTTCGATCTCAATGAAATCGACGAGCCGGTCAATCTTTACTGCCGGCCCAGTGAAGACATCCTGCCGCATCCGGCTGCGTGCACGATTACGGGGATCACCCCCGGGCAGCTTCAGGCGCAAGGCTTGAGCGAAGCCGATTTCATGACCCGGGTGCACGCCCAGCTCGCGGCGCCCGGCACCTGTGGCGCGGGGTATAACACCTTGCGTTTCGATGACGAGATGACCCGCTACAGCCTGTACCGAAACTTTTTCGACCCCTATGCTCGGGAGTGGCAGGGCGGCAACAGCCGCTGGGACCTGATCGATGTGGTGCGCGCCGCCTATGCCTTGCGCCCCGATGGCCTGGTCTGGCCGACCGATGACGAGGGGCGGGTCACGCTCAAGCTCGAACGCCTGACCGCCGCCAATGGCATCGATCATGGCAATGCCCACGAAGCACTGTCGGACGTACGTGCGACGATCGCCCTGGCGCGCCTGATACGGGAAAAACAGCCAAAGCTGTACGACTGGCTGTTTCAACTGCGCAGCAAACAAAAAGTCATGGACCAGATACGTCTGCTGCAACCTTTGGTGCATGTTTCCGGACGTTTTTCGGCCGCGCGCAACTATGTGGGGGTGGTGTTGCCGCTGGCCTGGCACCCGCGCAACAAGAACGCCTTGATTGTCTGTGACCTGCACCTCGATCCACAGGGGCTGCTCGACCTGGATGCCGAAAGTTTGCGCCAGCGCTTGTATACCCGCCGCGACGAACTGGCCGACGGCGAGTTGCCGGTGCCGTTGAAGCTGATTCACATCAACAAGTGCCCGGTAGTGGCGCCGTTGTCGGTACTTCGCCAGGAAGATCAGCAGCGCCTGGGGCTGGATATGGCGCTGTATCAGCAAAGGGTGTCGCAGCTCAATGACGCCCGGAAAGTTTGGCAGGATAAAGTCCTGGCGATTTATGCCCGCGAAGATTTTTCCCAGAGCCTGGATCCGGAGCAACAGTTATACGATGGATTTATCGGTGACCGGGATCGGCGATTGTGTGAACAAGTCAGAACCGTTGACCCGCTGCAATTGGCACAAGAGCAGTGGCCTTTCGATGACGAACGTTTGCCTGAATTGCTGTTTCGATATCGCGCACGCAACTTTCCCGATACGTTGAATTTCGAAGAGCAAGAGCGCTGGCGAATATTCTGTCAGAAACGTTTGTCAGACCCTGAATGGGGGGCGCCAAATACCCTTGATAGTTTTGTCGAAGCCGCGGCCCAATTGAGCGTTAGTGCTACTGCGTTTCAGCAGGGGGTGCTCAGCGAGTGGCAGGATTATGTCCAGGGACTGCGTCAGCGTTTGAGTCTTTGA
- the purU gene encoding formyltetrahydrofolate deformylase has protein sequence MRTFRLVISCPDRVGIVAKVSNFLASHNGWITEASHHSDNLSGWFFMRHEIRADSLPFGIEAFREAFAPIAEEFSMDWRITDTEQKKRVVLMASRESHCLADLLHRWHSDELDCEISCVISNHDDLRSMVEWHGIPYYHVPVNPQDKQPAFAEVSRLVKQHDAEVVVLARYMQILPPELCGEYAHKVINIHHSFLPSFVGAKPYHQASLRGVKLIGATCHYVTEELDAGPIIEQDVVRVSHSDSIEDMVRFGRDVEKMVLARGLRYHLEDRVLVHGNKTVVF, from the coding sequence ATGCGCACTTTTCGTCTGGTGATTTCTTGCCCGGACCGTGTTGGCATCGTTGCCAAAGTCAGTAACTTTCTGGCATCACACAACGGCTGGATCACTGAAGCGAGCCATCACTCGGACAACCTCAGTGGCTGGTTCTTCATGCGTCACGAAATCCGTGCCGACTCCCTGCCATTTGGTATCGAAGCGTTTCGTGAAGCCTTCGCCCCGATCGCCGAAGAGTTCTCGATGGACTGGCGCATCACCGATACCGAGCAAAAGAAACGCGTGGTCCTGATGGCCAGCCGCGAGTCGCACTGCCTGGCCGACTTGCTGCACCGCTGGCACAGCGATGAGCTGGACTGCGAAATTTCCTGTGTGATCTCCAACCATGATGACTTGCGCAGCATGGTGGAGTGGCACGGTATTCCGTACTACCACGTCCCGGTCAATCCGCAGGACAAGCAGCCGGCCTTCGCCGAGGTTTCGCGCCTGGTCAAACAGCACGACGCCGAAGTGGTGGTGCTGGCCCGCTACATGCAGATCCTGCCGCCCGAGCTGTGCGGTGAATACGCGCACAAGGTCATCAACATTCACCACAGCTTCCTGCCGTCGTTCGTCGGTGCCAAGCCGTACCACCAGGCCTCCCTGCGCGGCGTGAAGCTGATCGGCGCGACTTGCCACTATGTGACCGAAGAGCTGGATGCCGGCCCGATCATCGAGCAGGACGTGGTGCGCGTCAGCCACAGCGACAGCATCGAAGACATGGTGCGTTTCGGCCGCGATGTCGAGAAAATGGTGCTGGCCCGTGGCCTGCGTTATCACCTGGAAGACCGCGTGCTGGTGCACGGCAACAAGACCGTCGTCTTCTGA